One genomic window of Corallococcus caeni includes the following:
- the rbbA gene encoding ribosome-associated ATPase/putative transporter RbbA: MNASVTPASPAGASSRPVVSIQDVTHRYGKVVALDGISLDVPSGIMVGIVGPDGVGKSTLMALVAGSKKMQQGRVTVLDGDIADARHRRSVGPRIAYMPQGLGKNLYLELSVYDNVDFMARLFGLSPEERKARVPELLAATGLGKFAERPAGKLSGGMKQKVGLCGALVHDPDLLILDEPTTGVDPLSRRQFWSLIDDIRAGRPGMSVIISTAYMDEAQQWDWIVAMDAGRVLATGTPAELMERSGTQNLEQCFIALLPEEKRRGHKEIVIPPRAPGNAELAIEAHGLTRRFGTFTAVDHVTLSIERGEIFGFLGSNGCGKSTTMKMLTGLLPPTEGTAKLFGSSVDAGSMEVRKNLGYMTQAFSLYGELSVQQNLVLHARLYHLPPDKAKARIDELVERFGLGTHLEALAGDLPMGLRQRLSLAVAVLHGPQILILDEPTSGVDPVARDSFWELLIDLSRKQGVTIFVTTHFMNEGMRCDRISLMNAGKVLAADSPQKLIEARNADSLETAFIGYMEDAIAEKARAEDKGAAARDATPARAPEAPPPAPAPAHRVDRAGLRLRLGRLLAYSHNEAIQILRDKVRLAFAFIGSALLMLVFGFGITTDVENIRFAALDMDQSPESRAYIEQFSSAKPYFALTPPADSSDQALRRLQSDDVSMVLEIPPRFGLDLRRGSGPEVLAQVDGAMTFRGDTVEQYAQAVHNRMLRDPASGFHSARAQKDTANIEERYLYNPTFESVYSIVPSVPALLLLLIPAILMTVSIVREKELGSIINFYVTPTGRLEYLLGKQLPYVVIGMANFFILTALALVVFGVPIKGSFLTLVLCTLFYVAATTGIGMVTSTFTGSQVAAVFVTAILTIVPTIQFSGLLQPVSTLQGGAGVVGSIWPATYYMHASLGAFTKGLGAGLILRDVAFLAVCVPVLLGISVIGLRKQEK; the protein is encoded by the coding sequence ATGAACGCATCCGTGACTCCAGCATCGCCGGCGGGCGCCTCCAGCAGGCCTGTGGTGTCCATCCAGGACGTGACCCACCGCTACGGCAAGGTCGTCGCGCTCGACGGCATCTCGCTCGACGTGCCCAGCGGCATCATGGTGGGCATCGTGGGCCCTGACGGCGTCGGCAAGTCGACGCTGATGGCCCTGGTCGCCGGCTCCAAGAAGATGCAGCAGGGCCGGGTGACGGTCCTGGACGGGGACATCGCGGACGCCCGGCACCGGCGCTCCGTGGGGCCGCGCATCGCGTACATGCCCCAGGGGCTGGGGAAGAACCTCTACCTGGAGCTCAGCGTCTACGACAACGTCGACTTCATGGCCCGGCTCTTCGGGTTGTCCCCCGAGGAGCGCAAGGCGCGCGTCCCGGAGCTGCTCGCGGCCACGGGCCTGGGCAAGTTCGCGGAGCGCCCCGCCGGCAAGCTCTCCGGCGGCATGAAGCAGAAGGTGGGCCTGTGCGGCGCGCTGGTGCACGACCCCGACCTGCTCATCCTCGACGAGCCCACCACCGGCGTCGACCCGCTCTCCCGGCGGCAGTTCTGGAGCCTCATCGACGACATCCGCGCCGGGCGCCCCGGCATGAGCGTCATCATCTCCACTGCGTACATGGACGAGGCGCAGCAGTGGGATTGGATCGTCGCCATGGACGCGGGGCGCGTGCTGGCGACGGGGACGCCCGCGGAGCTGATGGAGCGCTCCGGGACCCAGAACCTGGAGCAATGCTTCATCGCGCTGCTCCCCGAGGAGAAGCGCCGGGGCCACAAGGAGATCGTCATCCCGCCCCGCGCGCCGGGCAACGCGGAGCTGGCCATCGAGGCCCATGGGCTCACCCGCCGCTTCGGGACCTTCACCGCCGTCGACCACGTCACCCTGTCGATTGAGCGCGGGGAGATCTTCGGCTTCCTGGGCTCCAACGGCTGCGGCAAGTCCACGACGATGAAGATGCTGACCGGCCTGCTGCCTCCCACGGAAGGGACGGCGAAGCTCTTCGGCAGCTCCGTGGATGCCGGCAGCATGGAGGTGCGCAAGAACCTGGGCTACATGACGCAGGCGTTCTCGCTCTACGGCGAGCTGAGCGTCCAGCAGAACCTGGTGCTGCACGCCCGGCTCTACCACCTGCCGCCAGACAAGGCGAAGGCGCGCATCGACGAACTGGTGGAGCGGTTCGGCCTGGGCACGCACCTGGAGGCGCTGGCCGGAGACCTGCCCATGGGCCTGCGCCAGCGGCTCTCGCTGGCCGTCGCCGTGCTGCACGGGCCGCAGATCCTCATCCTGGACGAGCCCACGTCGGGGGTCGATCCCGTCGCCCGGGACAGCTTCTGGGAGCTGCTCATCGACCTGTCGCGCAAGCAGGGCGTCACCATCTTCGTGACGACGCACTTCATGAACGAGGGGATGCGCTGCGACCGCATCTCCCTCATGAACGCGGGGAAGGTGCTGGCGGCGGACTCGCCCCAGAAGCTCATCGAGGCCCGGAACGCGGACAGCCTGGAGACCGCCTTCATCGGCTACATGGAAGACGCCATCGCCGAAAAGGCTCGCGCCGAGGACAAGGGCGCGGCGGCCAGGGACGCGACTCCCGCGCGCGCGCCCGAGGCCCCCCCGCCCGCGCCCGCGCCCGCGCATCGAGTGGACCGGGCGGGCCTCCGGCTGAGACTCGGCCGGCTGCTCGCGTACAGTCACAACGAGGCCATCCAGATCCTCCGCGACAAGGTCCGGCTCGCGTTTGCCTTCATCGGCTCGGCGTTGCTGATGCTCGTCTTCGGCTTCGGCATCACGACCGACGTGGAGAACATCCGCTTCGCCGCGCTGGACATGGACCAGTCGCCCGAGAGCCGCGCGTACATCGAGCAGTTCAGCTCGGCGAAACCCTATTTCGCCCTGACCCCGCCAGCTGATTCCTCGGACCAGGCGCTCCGCAGGCTCCAGTCCGACGATGTCTCGATGGTGCTGGAGATTCCGCCTCGCTTCGGTCTGGACTTGCGCCGGGGCTCGGGACCGGAGGTGCTGGCGCAGGTGGACGGCGCCATGACCTTCCGTGGGGACACCGTCGAGCAATATGCCCAGGCGGTCCACAACCGGATGCTGCGGGATCCCGCGAGCGGTTTCCATTCGGCCAGAGCCCAGAAGGACACGGCCAACATCGAGGAGCGCTACCTCTACAATCCCACCTTCGAGAGCGTCTACTCCATCGTGCCGAGCGTCCCGGCGCTGCTGCTGCTGCTCATTCCCGCGATCCTCATGACGGTCAGCATCGTGCGGGAGAAGGAGCTGGGGTCGATCATCAACTTCTATGTCACGCCCACGGGGAGGCTGGAGTACCTGCTCGGGAAGCAGCTGCCCTACGTGGTCATCGGGATGGCGAACTTCTTCATCCTGACCGCCCTGGCGCTGGTGGTCTTCGGCGTCCCCATCAAGGGCAGCTTCCTGACGTTGGTGCTCTGCACGCTGTTCTACGTCGCGGCGACGACAGGCATCGGGATGGTTACGTCCACGTTCACCGGCAGCCAGGTGGCGGCCGTCTTCGTCACGGCCATCCTGACCATCGTGCCCACCATCCAGTTCTCCGGCTTGTTGCAGCCCGTCTCCACGCTGCAGGGCGGGGCCGGTGTCGTCGGTTCCATCTGGCCGGCCACCTATTACATGCACGCCAGCCTGGGCGCCTTCACCAAGGGGCTAGGGGCGGGCCTCATCCTGAGGGACGTCGCCTTCCTGGCCGTATGCGTCCCCGTCCTCCTGGGTATCAGCGTCATCGGCTTGAGAAAGCAGGAGAAATAG
- a CDS encoding HlyD family secretion protein has translation MKWILGAVAVAILAFIGFRYWKGKQSALPEGIVSGNGRLESKLADVAAKEPLRVKQILVNEGDLVKPGQVLVQLDTTTLESSLAEANANLAAMQEKMAVAQAGIVRQKSEIELATIEAERARRLVKQGAGSQRDVDVRTSQLETTRATLAEAEATLKTSKQEIEVARANAQTIQTRIADATLRSPVTGRVLYRLAEPGEVLAPGGPALTLVNLEDVYMEIFLPASEAARVRLGSEARLTVDFEPNRSIPGYVSFVSPEAQFTPKQVETKSEREKLVFRVKLQVPRELASRYVERIKTGIRGVGYVKVDPSAEWPARLQNVITGESASR, from the coding sequence ATGAAGTGGATCCTCGGGGCGGTCGCCGTCGCGATCCTCGCGTTCATTGGCTTCCGCTACTGGAAGGGGAAGCAATCCGCGCTGCCGGAGGGAATCGTCTCGGGCAACGGCCGCCTGGAATCGAAGCTGGCGGATGTCGCCGCCAAGGAACCCCTGCGGGTGAAGCAAATCCTCGTCAACGAAGGCGACCTCGTCAAACCAGGTCAGGTGCTGGTGCAACTGGACACCACTACGCTGGAGTCCAGCCTGGCGGAAGCGAACGCGAACCTCGCGGCCATGCAGGAGAAGATGGCGGTGGCCCAGGCGGGGATCGTCCGGCAGAAGAGTGAGATTGAACTCGCCACCATCGAGGCCGAGCGCGCCCGCAGGTTGGTGAAACAGGGAGCCGGCTCGCAGCGGGACGTGGACGTTCGCACGAGCCAACTGGAGACCACCCGGGCCACCCTGGCGGAGGCGGAGGCCACGCTGAAGACCTCCAAGCAGGAGATTGAAGTCGCGCGAGCGAATGCCCAGACCATCCAGACGCGCATCGCGGATGCGACGCTCAGGTCTCCGGTGACGGGACGGGTCCTCTACCGCCTCGCCGAGCCCGGCGAGGTGCTCGCGCCCGGTGGACCGGCGCTCACGCTCGTGAACCTGGAGGACGTCTACATGGAGATCTTCCTCCCGGCCAGCGAGGCCGCCCGGGTGAGGCTTGGCTCCGAGGCGCGCCTCACCGTCGACTTCGAGCCCAACCGCTCCATCCCCGGGTATGTGTCCTTCGTGTCCCCGGAGGCGCAGTTCACGCCCAAGCAGGTCGAGACCAAGAGCGAGCGGGAGAAGCTGGTGTTCCGCGTGAAGCTCCAGGTCCCCCGGGAGCTGGCCAGCCGCTACGTCGAGCGAATCAAGACAGGCATTCGCGGCGTCGGCTACGTCAAGGTGGACCCCTCCGCGGAGTGGCCCGCCCGGTTGCAGAACGTCATCACGGGTGAATCCGCGTCCCGTTAG